Proteins encoded in a region of the Benincasa hispida cultivar B227 chromosome 2, ASM972705v1, whole genome shotgun sequence genome:
- the LOC120071926 gene encoding GDSL esterase/lipase At5g33370-like, with protein MAARSSLVALGVVLALAALTAQLAEAARAFFVFGDSLVDNGNNNYLATTARADSYPYGIDFPTHRATGRFSNGLNIPDYISQQLGSEFLLPYLSPEFNGRRMLDGANFASAGIGILNDTGIQFINIIRMFRQFEYFEEYQRRVGRIIGDERTKQLVKGALVLITVGGNDFVNNYYLVPFSARSRQYALPDYVNLLIVEYRKLLLRLYELGARRVMVTGTGPLGCVPAELAMRGSSGGQCSAELQRAAALYNPQLLQMVKGLNTQLGSNVFVAVNTQQMHNEFISNPQAFGFETSKVACCGQGPYNGLGLCTVASNLCSNRDAYAFWDAFHPSQKANGIIVKQMFSGTTQYMYPMNLTTILELDSTT; from the exons ATGGCAGCACGTTCGTCTCTCGTTGCTCTCGGCGTCGTGCTGGCATTGGCAGCTTTAACCGCCCAATTAGCCGAGGCGGCGCGAGCTTTCTTCGTCTTTGGAGACTCTTTGGTTGACAATGGCAACAACAACTACCTTGCCACCACTGCCCGAGCGGATTCGTATCCGTATGGCATTGATTTCCCGACGCACCGTGCCACTGGTCGCTTCTCCAATGGCCTTAACATCCCTGACTATATCA GTCAGCAACTCGGTTCGGAGTTCTTACTGCCGTATTTGAGCCCGGAGTTCAACGGTCGAAGGATGTTGGACGGCGCGAATTTTGCTTCTGCTGGCATTGGCATTTTGAATGACACTGGAATACAGTTT ATAAACATAATTAGAATGTTTAGGCAATTTGAATACTTCGAAGAGTACCAAAGAAGAGTTGGAAGGATAATAGGAGATGAAAGAACAAAGCAACTGGTGAAGGGAGCCTTGGTGCTAATTACCGTCGGGGGCAATGATTTCGTCAATAATTACTATCTTGTCCCCTTCTCCGCCAGGTCACGCCAATACGCTCTCCCTGACTACGTCAACCTCCTCATCGTCGAGTATCGAAAGCTACTCCTC AGGCTCTACGAGCTCGGGGCGCGACGAGTTATGGTTACCGGGACGGGGCCGCTCGGGTGCGTCCCTGCAGAATTGGCAATGCGAGGAAGTAGCGGCGGGCAGTGTTCAGCAGAGCTGCAGCGAGCGGCGGCGCTGTATAATCCACAGCTTCTTCAGATGGTCAAAGGACTCAACACCCAACTTGGTTCCAATGTGTTTGTGGCTGTTAATACTCAACAAATGCACAATGAGTTCATCTCCAATCCTCAAGCCTTTg GGTTTGAAACATCAAAAGTGGCATGTTGTGGACAAGGGCCATACAATGGATTAGGGCTTTGCACAGTGGCATCAAACTTATGTTCCAACAGAGATGCATATGCCTTTTGGGATGCCTTTCATCCTTCTCAAAAGGCAAATGGGATCATTGTCAAACAAATGTTTTCAGGCACAACCCAATACATGTACCCTATGAACCTCACTACCATTCTTGAATTGGATTCTACCACTTGA